AGGTCAtagtgaaaataaattcttcCTTTACATTTGATCTACATATTTAATGGAGCAGTGATCCTCCATCCAGGTCTCTGCTCTGCTTCATCGGTTTCACGCTCTTACACAAAATTCataatgaagaggaaaaaaatgagattttaatgtgtttcagttgttgaagCTTGAAGGTAAgaataaaagtctaaaatcaACATCTTTTAATAACTGAAGAAATTAAACCGTTATGTTTTCAGTCTCTATAAATAActctgaaataattttactaCTATGTTTATACAAATCAAAGACCCActggataaataaatatgtaaagacAGAATAGTCTGCTGAGGAGTCTTTTCAGTGAAATGTACATCAGTATCATCTGCATACATCTTTGCAATTTGTGTAATATTTGAGGAGTTCAAAGCCAGCATTAAGTAAATTGTCATCCATGCACCTGCATCCAAGCTTGCTCAACAGCTGCACAGTTTACTAGCTGCTTCTGACGGTGCCCCTCTGGTGTAGTTCCTGTTCcggttttgtttttagtataTTTCACATCCACTGGCCAAACATTAGAAGAAGCAACTATTAGCCAATTCTCAGTCAGGCTGAAAATGACCTGGATGTCTCTGTCTTTTCCTTATTCTTACTGTATATTTTAATTAAGCCAATATGAAGTCCCTGCTGCACAGGTGAATGATCAGTTTTGGATTCTGTTGTTTGTGATCATTCAGACTGAAAGAATGAGAGGAATATGAAGAATGGTATTCCTTCctcttataaaaatgaaaattggaaaaatgaGACGTTCATTTGAAATGTAGACAAAAAAGTAGTTCCAAATCACAGGCTGTAGGAACAAACATGGCCATGATCAAGAGGTTGAATATCTAAGtatatcttttctttttggttgaaatttatgtaattaaattttcaacatgtttatttttgtgtttttgacctGAAGTGTATTGAAATCGAAGCATCAAATATGCTACTTTCAGATTTCAGTGTTCTCTAGACTCCATTGAGCAACAAAGCTAACAGTATAATTAACTTTGTGACaggatttatttcatttgtttgaacatttttagtcTAATTGGCAGATCCTGTGCTGTTATACCTTTTCTCATCCACTAAAATCAGGGTCAGATTTCACCATCTTATGCTTCCAATGTGCTTTCATGTTCTGTGCACCATTTAATCGTTAAAGAAAAGGAAGTGAACGTTACTCATGAAGACTAACTTAAGTGACGCTGGTTGGCAACTCTCAAACCACAAAGAGTCACAGGACCAGAGCAGCTTTGACAatagacacacacgcacacacacatacacaagctgaaaactgaaatgaaagcaCAAAGAGTTGCACACAGGAAACTCTGCAGCGACTTCATCAGCTAAGAAGATCAAGGCAAGAGAGGCAAATGCCAGAAAACCAGACAAACATCCTCAGACCCTGAAGGGCAAGTAAGTGTCTcttaggatttttatttatttatttattttaaaaacatgaggATATTTAACTTTCAATATATTTGAAAGTATCATTGATGGACATTTTTCAGTTCACTAAGTAGAAGCTTTTTTTGCAGGAGGAAATCTGCTGAAGTCATCATTAAGTCAATTTATGTTTCCGTCGGACGATTCGCCTGCAGTCTGAGCAGCACATACATGTTGAGTCCTTTTAATGCATTGCATTGTGTTCTTGGAAGAACTGATGGTCAATGCAGAAGCCTTTTAACCACTCAGAGCCTTGGTCATGGGTAGGATCTGGTGTGGGCTTGGTCACCCACTCAGGCTCTCCTTTCCTCTTATAGCCTTCTTGTTAAGTGAGCATCTTATGATGCAGGATTCACACGCCCTGATCTCAGCCGGACAGCGGACTGTTGTctgattcttttttaaattttactaaaCAGGACCATCAGGATTATTCTGGTGAGTTAAGTTACACACTTCTTTCCATTGTGatatttattaaagaacaaTCTTTGAATTATCTTTAGAGGTTATAGGAGTGCTTCAGGGATGGAGACCTATTGTTTTCACAACAGGTTTATTAGCTTCCAAtgttattttgtgcttttgcagagCTTATCTCATGTTTCTGAGCTGCAGGAATCGATACATCCTCTAATATTACAGGAAATTCAGACATGCAGAGCGTGTTCTTGCACAGACTCCCaaccacaaaaatgtttatggaAGAGTGTTTTCCTTATATTGGTGGAATGATTGGATGATTTCACAACTCAGACaaggctaaaataaaatgaacctacttctgttttcctctttttttttgttgctgtgctGATGTGTAATAATCATACGGTGGGGGGTCCAAACATGTGATTTCCCATTATTCTTGGAAAGGAGAACAAGAAGCCACTGATGATGTCTGTAACCTCCCCTGGCTTCCTGAGCTGTCTGATTTATGATGATGTACTGAACTCTAGGAGAATATCTCACATCTGGCGTTTGTTGAATCGATTCTTTCATAAATTCTGTTGTTAAAGAATTCGATTTGACCCCGGTGAAGCAAATAGTTGTCAAATCAAGTGATGTGTGTGTAACTGCTGCCATGGAAATCTTCTAAATAAACAGCTTTGTTTGTCACCAGGAAGGAAAGATCACATGTCCGAAAGAAATGAGAGCGTATTTAAAGACCAGAGATGTGAAACTTTGTGGTAAACATGATTCACACCAGATTTAAACATGCCCAGTGGTCTGTTCCTCACTGGTTACAGGAAACTGGTTTGCCATGTAATTGATCTAGTAGAGAGAAGGGTTACATGTCCAAATgtgattgaaatgttttgagattTCTTCTCTTGAGAAATCtcaaaacaatcaatcaattattGGTAAAGACGTgctaaaaaaaagacttcaaataaattaatggaCATATAGAGTTAAAATACCAAAACGTTAATTCACGCACATTTATCCAGTGGTGAAACAAAGTTctcctttaatatttttcagttaataaaaattcagattaaTAAATTCAACTCAAGCATTTTTTAAGGTGCTCTTTACCATCTACATAGAtcagaaataagaaaagcagaagTCTAGACCATCTGGACAGATTGTGCAAAGAGGAATGGTCAAAAATCCCCCTTAGCTGTTGGAAATGTTatgaaataaaagctaaatttatTGCAAGGGTTATTTTACACATCAGACAGGGCTCTGAAATAAATGGGTAAAATTTCCCAATGCGCTAAACGCTGGCTACTTAAAGTACAACGAAATGCCTTTCATAGCTAGTAAATAATATGGTAAACAGTTAAagttatagaaaaaataaactatcgGTAAACAAATATGCTTAAGATAAATTACCCATTGAGAAATTACAAAAGAATTTCTAAACCTAGTGGAAAATGGGATATAAACTCTAACCTTTAACACAATTAgacaacatataaataaatcGGCTACCatcaatttaaataaagcaTTAAGATTATCTAAGAGCCTCTCTTTGAATTTGACTGCAGTGGAGTGAACAGTGTCTTTAAAGCATGAGGTTCAGGAATCAACATCTCCTAAGTGCTTCCCCAAAAGGAGATAAGAGAAAAGATTATCTGTGCATTTACTTTACTATCATGATAGTTGCAGCAAGAGATGGAGACGTCTGTTAGCTAAAGTAATGGCAAATGACTGGATTTCTTTTTCAAGCACAGAATACTAAATGATGGGATTAGATTAAGATGTCAAGAAATTTGAATGGATTTACAATTTCAGATGAAAATGCATTTCTAGCTTTCAAAAATCCTAAATATCTAGGGGTGAactgactgcagttttctgtccAATCGCCGAttacaatctttaaaaagcctgacctgctgattccagTTGTGTGTGACACagaattgtttttgtctgaaatgttgctacatattgcaagaaagttgctgagttgtcaacagtggggtgactattgcaAACCTGCAGACATGACCATGTAGGCggatctgtcagtcaaacctttctGGTTGTGTTGAGattaaataattctgtgtttttcctctatCTCTTGTAGCTAGTtgcaaagctaaagctaaaagAATTGACATGTTAGGAAACGCCCTCAAAGCTACAGTTAAAGGATATGACACACTAGGGAATGCCCTCTTTAGGTCCTAGCTTAAACAGGCTAACAAAGGAAGTTACCAAGTGTTGCTTGGTGCCATTTTGTCCTGCTAACTCCTAAAAGTAGCATGAaaaatggaccagctgtatttcggtattaataaatggaattcatacattcaactcactgactcttcttcaGCCTCACACATCAAGAACTTAGCATGGAGAACGGATAAATCCTCCACAGTTGATTCTTAGACCTTTGACGAGGCAGATAAGATCAGTAGATAAGAGCAGCTTCACACCAAATGTCGAACAATCACCAATTtcccaaaataaagaaaaatctgggCCGATTTATCGGTGCACCAGTAATAATAACCTCTTTGAGTTTAGTCCTATTCATTCCCATTATCATGACACCAGAATTATATGGTTCTCACTGCAGCCGAATTAATATTTGTTATAAGTCCTGTTAAATAAAGCAACGGACTGAGATAGCAGCCTTGTGGAACCCCAATCTACAACCAGCTGAGTTAACCTGGATTTGTTCCGTCTCAAAACTACAACCAACTGGTAATTGAACTACACAGGCCAAGAATGGTTAGCTTTCTAATCAAAACTAATTCAAGTATATTGCTAAAACACAAGAGTAGTCAAGAAAAGACATCATGGCATGCTTCATAATACTCAGGAGGTTTTTACCCAAAAAATATTATGCTACTGCTCCCTTTTGAGACCAACTGAATGTTAAAACACTTGTAATGTTTCATTCCAGATTACCAGAGTTTTACGTAAAGATGAGGAAATCAGATTTCCATCTGGAGGCGGACGACAGAACGGAGGAGGAGAAACGGAAGCAAAAAGAACCAAAGAAGGATGGCTTGGCTTCTGCTTTAGGGTTGAGCAAGGAGGCCCCAAAGGCCCCCATGGACACCGACTACCAGGAGGAAATGGAGCTGGTCAAGCCTCAGATCCGATTTAATCTCAACTTCGACAAGTGAGTCTCTGCACACAGACATAATCTGATTCTACCTTAATTTACCATTACATTACCACATGGGTACTGTGAGCTGTCAAGCCACTTATTACTGATTACAATGGACTAGAAAACTGCTTGATTCACAGTAAACCCTGAGATATGCAACAACTTTTGTTTCCAGAgagattcgaggtgaggcatCACAGCCAAAGAGAGACAACTCCACTTTCACCATTGAGCGTCTGTTTGAAGCAGTGGCCAGCAGGGACGTCAACAAACTGGACGGCCTATACCTGTACTTGCATCAGAACATGAAGAAACTCTCTGACTCTCTGTGTAAGTGTGTAAGGGAGTCATAACCCAGCAGGTTATATGGGTCTAACTACAGCAGAACTGTGTTCTGACTCCCCAACATGCGGTCACATCTACAGATCAGTCGTACGGTAAAACCGCCCTGATGAAAGCTCTGCTGCACCTCAAAGATGGCAAGAATGAAACCATAGAGGAGCTGGTCAACGTTTCAGAGAGGATCGGCGACATAAAAGAGTTTGTGAACGCCGCCTTCACCGATAGCTACTATAAAGGTCAACTTTCTTCTGAATAAAAGCTTAAACCTGTCAGTCTGCTCTCTTTTTCCATGTTCCACTGTTTTTTAATGATGtcctttttttaacaataacaaaataataaaaaatatgttttgctatGTCTTCTTATAGGTCAAACTGCTCTACATATAGCCATTGAGAGGAGGAGTATTTCCTATGTGAAGCTGCTGGTCAGCAAAGGCGCAGATGTTCATGCCAAAGCCTGTGGGAAGTTTTTTCAGCCTCATGATGGTCCCAACTTCTACTTTGGTAAATCTTTTTTCTCATAGCACACTGATTTGCTTCTGACAAAGGTTTTGGATTTACctaaaaaacacagcagttcTGACCAAAGTTTCCACATTTCTATGtaagaaatgtaacaaaaggATTCAGCCGGAAGACCATTCTAAATGTCTTATTGGTGGGTATTTAGTCATGCTAGGTGATTTCACACTGCTTGAAACAGAGTTTCATCAAGACAGTCGTTCCAGATTAACATTAagtcatcaaaataaacaacaaaaacatatttcaaaatgtctATAGTGACTtgaaggagttttatttttacatgtgttAGAATGTCCAGATTTGACATAAGaaattttattagaaatcaGAATTTCTCGCAAATCATGTCCTCAAAACCTTTTggcacaacattttatttgcacttgggacaatttagattttttaaacttgttgAATATGTTTTTGGCAAGGTATAAAGTCACACAACcatacttttttcacattttctaataaGTAGTAAAGTGAAATTTCTGTGCTAACCATATGGGTTGTCGTTTGTAAAATTAAAGTGACGTAGGCAAAAATCAACAGCAAATTAACAGCCGTAAGAGAAAAGTAGTGCAGTCTCAGTTttcaaagttatattttcaccattttattcattcatttataaatgtccccgtttaaaactaaaatatttaattagcaagctaaattTATAATACCAATTTATGTAATATCATGTAGATTTAATAAACTCGGTCATACGAACCTCTTTGTAACTGGCGAGACTGAATACTTCCTGTCACCTATTCGTCATCGTTTCTTttctctatctatctattttttgtacatttcagcTTAAAACAAAGGACGAGCAGTTTTAATTTCAACAGACGTCAACATTAATCATCAGCAGGAGTTCATAAAAAGGTTCACAAaactcagcttttatttttattgtccaCTTCCGGCGATCGGAACGTGAATTTTTATATTAgcttaaatatttagtaaatatttagcttgaaactAAATTCTTGCTAAtattttgtaaactaaatattcagcttgctagctaaatatttagtttcaaactaaatacttagcttgctagctaactGATAATAGTAGTTAGCTGCACAAGTGTGattttacttacattttctCCATTCCACGCTCGCTGGAAATAATATCTATACCATCACTAGAATTTAGATATATTTAACTATTAGGCACTATTAATGACATAACTATTAGGGCTGTACAGTATATATTGTCATCGCAAAATCGGTGTGTGCAACATTAACATCACACCTAGCCTACTGTTTGGACTGCGATGCTAATATAAGAATTCTGACGTTGTGTTTTTCATACTTATGCTACATTCAGCCAGTAGGACAGTCTCTTGGTGGCAAaagctcactttttttttgaTTTCCTGTGTTTGTATAGGCAGCACTTGTGTTGTGATTCATGTTGTTTAATTATTGCATTATAGGCGAGCTGCCCCTGTCTCTAGCAGCCTGCACAAACCAACCTGACATAGTGAGCTACTTAATGGAGAATGAGTATCCAGCGGACGCCAAGATGGCAGACTCTCACGGCAACACAGTGCTGCACGCCCTGGTGTTGGTGGCCAGTAACTCGAAGGAGAAGCCAGAATTCGTAACAGCCATTTATGATCTCATCATAAAGACCAATGCCCGACTGCATCCCAATATAAAGCTGGAGGAGAAAGAGAACCACGATGGACTCACACCTCTCAAACTGGCTGCCAAGAATGGCAAGATTGGGGTAAATGGAAACCCagagtaactttaaaaaaataataacattaagaTGGTTGGAGCCCTCAGTTATGACTAGATTAGGAGAGTCTGAACTGTCACAGACTGTTTATAActtcctttcttttatttgtctaCAGGTATTTTCTCACATCCTACAAAGGGAATTTCAGCAGAATCACTTCAAGCACTTGTCCCGTAAATTCACTGAGTGGGTTTACGGACCGGTCCACAGTTCTCTGTATGACCTGTCCTCTGTGGACTCATACGAGAACAACTCTGTTTTGGAAATTCTAGTCTATGGCACTGACATTCCCGTGAGTCCCAGGTTTGCAGGCAAACGCAGAAAAACCTTAAGCTGTCATTAAGGTCACAAGGTCGTGTCTCTTCTCAGAACCGCCACGAGATGCTGGAGACGGAGCCACTCAGCTGCCTCCTGgaggataagtggaagaagttTGGatgtggaatgttttttttcaacttcCTGGTCTACCTTGTGTACCTGATCCTCTTCACTGTTGTAGCCTACAATAAAAAAGATTCTACACAGgtaaacagatttaaacagtGATTAACAGAACCTGAGACGGACCTGAACTAATGTCTCCTCTGTGTCCCACAGCTTCCGTTTATCCCTGAGGACGCCTGGGATTACCTGTATGTTTTAGGCCAGCTGCTGACTTTACTAGCAAACTGCTACTTCTTTGTCATTGGGGTATGTGAGCCACATTTTTGCCCACTGGTTTATGTTGCCATCTTGTGGCAGTTTAAGTTAGTAAAACCTCTATGATTGTCAAAATCCCCAGATTATAgaaatgaagaggaagaggcCAAAGATGCAGACACTGCTGATTGATGGATATTATGAGATTCTCTTGTGAGTAGATTTTTCtaccattattttatttctacagtcAACCTAACATCCATGCTGTCGTTAGCTTCGTGCAGGGATTACTGTTCCTGGCCGCCACTGTTCTGTACTGGGCGGGGAGGCAGGAGTACCTGGGCTTCCTGGTGATCTGTCTGGCTCTCAGCTGGGTGAACGTGCTGTACTACTCCAGGGGCGACAAACACATGGGCATCTACAGTGTCATGATACAGAAGGTAGCGATATCAATGAGCTGCAACTTACATTGCAGTGGACAGTTTACCATCTAGTATCTTATTTCTTTGCAGATGATTCTCAGCGATATCCTGCgcttcctttttgtttatattgttttccTCTTTGGATTCTCAGCAGGTATTTTATCTTCTCTTGAGTAAGTTGAGAGTTAACAACTCCAGGCTTGTCTGCATTTTCACCCCTGATTGACCTAAAATGACATTGTTTTCCCCTGTTACAGCCGTCGTCACACTGCTCATACAACCTCCTCCTGAAAACAGAACAGGAAAAGGGAGACAAGGATTTTTTACTACCTCCAAACCCAACACAGAGTGTTTCACGCCCAGCTACAGAAACATCTCCTACACCACCCTGCAGCTCTTCAAGTTCACCATCGGCATGGGCGACATGGAGTTCACCCAGGAGTACCAGTACATGGAGGTCTTCTACTTCCTCCTTATCGGCTACATCATTCTCACCTACATTTTGCTCCTCAACATGCTTATAGCCCTAATGAGCCGCACAGTGGAGGAGATCACCAAGGAGAGCGCCAGCATTTGGAGGCTGCAGGTGAGTGACTTGCATTCCTTTTGGTATTTATTGAAGAGGGCAGGTATTAAATGGGTTGCTGTTGTTCCCAGAGGGCGGTCACAATTATGGACATGGAGAAGCGGCTACCCTGTTGTCTGAAGAACAGTTTTCGCTCTGGGGTGGAGAAGAAACTCGATACTGCTTTTGGAGACGATCGTCGAAGGTGTTTCAGGTAtgcctctttatttttatttcagctacTCAAACACACAAAGGGCTGTGAAacctacagtacagaccaaaagtttggacacaccttctcattgaattcaatgagaaggtgtgtccaaactttttttttatcatgagaTATTGCACAGACAAGTGCCGGCACAAAATACAACAGTCTCTTTCCAACACCCCAGCCTGTGCATAGGAAAAATAAAGCACTTATGGTGTTCACACACTCCATCCCCCCGACCCCTTTTGTAAAGCTTTGTTACACATCAAAGTGGGAAAGACAAATGACTGTAAAATCGACTCCCctcagctgaaaagaaaaagagcaaaacctCTGCGTGTTGttaagagaacaaaaacaaaacaacaacaacaacaaaaaaaaaaaacatgatgatgGCTGAGGAAGAGTCCGGGTCAATTGGCAACAGTGaggagaaaagcaaaaaaaaacctaaataagaACAGCGGTAGCAGGGTGAAGACTGGAGAGGAGAGAAGCAGGTGATGTTGAGACTGGATGGGAGCCAGCATGGAGAAAAATCTCTCAAGTTTCATTCAATAAATAGCATTgttgaatatgaaaaaaaaaaaaagattcttcaaaagtttggacacaccttctcattgaattcaatgagaaggt
This window of the Gambusia affinis linkage group LG15, SWU_Gaff_1.0, whole genome shotgun sequence genome carries:
- the trpv1 gene encoding transient receptor potential cation channel subfamily V member 1 isoform X1, with product MFHSRLPEFYVKMRKSDFHLEADDRTEEEKRKQKEPKKDGLASALGLSKEAPKAPMDTDYQEEMELVKPQIRFNLNFDKEIRGEASQPKRDNSTFTIERLFEAVASRDVNKLDGLYLYLHQNMKKLSDSLYQSYGKTALMKALLHLKDGKNETIEELVNVSERIGDIKEFVNAAFTDSYYKGQTALHIAIERRSISYVKLLVSKGADVHAKACGKFFQPHDGPNFYFGELPLSLAACTNQPDIVSYLMENEYPADAKMADSHGNTVLHALVLVASNSKEKPEFVTAIYDLIIKTNARLHPNIKLEEKENHDGLTPLKLAAKNGKIGVFSHILQREFQQNHFKHLSRKFTEWVYGPVHSSLYDLSSVDSYENNSVLEILVYGTDIPNRHEMLETEPLSCLLEDKWKKFGCGMFFFNFLVYLVYLILFTVVAYNKKDSTQLPFIPEDAWDYLYVLGQLLTLLANCYFFVIGIIEMKRKRPKMQTLLIDGYYEILFFVQGLLFLAATVLYWAGRQEYLGFLVICLALSWVNVLYYSRGDKHMGIYSVMIQKMILSDILRFLFVYIVFLFGFSAAVVTLLIQPPPENRTGKGRQGFFTTSKPNTECFTPSYRNISYTTLQLFKFTIGMGDMEFTQEYQYMEVFYFLLIGYIILTYILLLNMLIALMSRTVEEITKESASIWRLQRAVTIMDMEKRLPCCLKNSFRSGVEKKLDTAFGDDRRRCFRVEEMNWNKWNTNLVNISEDPGCCDRSEQPDLDRPSRGFNRGRSWRGIFMESTWRRRRPSQSTEMSPLNT
- the trpv1 gene encoding transient receptor potential cation channel subfamily V member 1 isoform X2, which produces MRKSDFHLEADDRTEEEKRKQKEPKKDGLASALGLSKEAPKAPMDTDYQEEMELVKPQIRFNLNFDKEIRGEASQPKRDNSTFTIERLFEAVASRDVNKLDGLYLYLHQNMKKLSDSLYQSYGKTALMKALLHLKDGKNETIEELVNVSERIGDIKEFVNAAFTDSYYKGQTALHIAIERRSISYVKLLVSKGADVHAKACGKFFQPHDGPNFYFGELPLSLAACTNQPDIVSYLMENEYPADAKMADSHGNTVLHALVLVASNSKEKPEFVTAIYDLIIKTNARLHPNIKLEEKENHDGLTPLKLAAKNGKIGVFSHILQREFQQNHFKHLSRKFTEWVYGPVHSSLYDLSSVDSYENNSVLEILVYGTDIPNRHEMLETEPLSCLLEDKWKKFGCGMFFFNFLVYLVYLILFTVVAYNKKDSTQLPFIPEDAWDYLYVLGQLLTLLANCYFFVIGIIEMKRKRPKMQTLLIDGYYEILFFVQGLLFLAATVLYWAGRQEYLGFLVICLALSWVNVLYYSRGDKHMGIYSVMIQKMILSDILRFLFVYIVFLFGFSAAVVTLLIQPPPENRTGKGRQGFFTTSKPNTECFTPSYRNISYTTLQLFKFTIGMGDMEFTQEYQYMEVFYFLLIGYIILTYILLLNMLIALMSRTVEEITKESASIWRLQRAVTIMDMEKRLPCCLKNSFRSGVEKKLDTAFGDDRRRCFRVEEMNWNKWNTNLVNISEDPGCCDRSEQPDLDRPSRGFNRGRSWRGIFMESTWRRRRPSQSTEMSPLNT